Proteins found in one Methanospirillum hungatei JF-1 genomic segment:
- a CDS encoding GYD domain-containing protein yields the protein MLTFILLGRLTNLAVEQTRELQERDKRAAEIIKNAGGNLVSLYYTFGQYDFVAIIEAPSQEIMGLILLEIGRFSTVSSETLMAMPPEQMYSLIHKLP from the coding sequence ATGCTCACCTTCATCCTGCTTGGCAGACTGACAAATCTTGCCGTTGAACAAACCCGTGAATTACAGGAGAGAGATAAAAGGGCTGCCGAAATAATCAAAAATGCCGGAGGTAATCTGGTTTCGCTCTATTACACCTTTGGTCAGTATGATTTTGTGGCGATTATTGAAGCCCCGTCTCAGGAGATCATGGGACTGATTCTTCTCGAAATCGGCAGGTTCAGCACCGTCAGTTCTGAAACGCTGATGGCAATGCCACCTGAACAGATGTATAGCCTTATTCATAAGTTACCCTGA
- a CDS encoding FprA family A-type flavoprotein: MKASAYKIAEGVYWVGTLDWDLRSYHGYTLDGTTYNAYLLFGEKTVLIDNVYPGQAAQMWGRIADACSREGRDLHIDIIVQNHVEKDHSGALAEIHKKFPDAPIYCTEIAEKGLVRHYPTVQGAEFRHIKTGDTLDYGKKTLAFVQAPLLHWPDSMFTLLVEDGILFPNDAFGQHLCFTKRLDSEIPEAVLMDAAQKFYANLIVPLSGLFIKKATELTNLDLISKVKMIAPSHGQIWTDPSKIINAYIGWATGTLIKPKVTIVYDTMHGSTRMLAHALAEGVITGGCDVKIFNLHEDERSEIVKHILESKGLMIGIPTINDMPYPSIGDLIYYLKGLHFDRTGERYAMTFGSMGGKGGAPAMIADELKTAGFTVTKTMEVVFVPNADELEQAFDAGFEIAEAIKNKGIPA, from the coding sequence ATGAAAGCAAGTGCATATAAAATTGCAGAAGGAGTATACTGGGTCGGAACACTGGACTGGGACCTTCGATCCTACCATGGATATACTCTTGATGGAACGACATACAACGCATACCTCCTCTTTGGTGAAAAGACTGTCCTGATAGATAATGTCTATCCAGGGCAGGCTGCACAGATGTGGGGAAGGATTGCTGATGCATGTAGCCGGGAAGGCCGGGATCTCCATATCGACATCATCGTTCAGAACCATGTCGAGAAGGATCATTCCGGAGCTCTTGCAGAGATTCATAAAAAATTCCCTGATGCACCCATCTACTGCACTGAAATTGCAGAAAAAGGACTTGTAAGACATTACCCAACCGTACAGGGAGCAGAGTTCAGGCATATCAAAACCGGAGATACCCTTGACTATGGGAAGAAGACCCTGGCATTTGTTCAGGCACCGCTCCTCCACTGGCCTGATTCCATGTTCACCCTCCTTGTGGAGGATGGAATTCTCTTCCCAAATGACGCATTTGGTCAGCATCTCTGTTTCACCAAGCGTCTTGACAGCGAGATTCCTGAAGCGGTTCTGATGGATGCTGCACAGAAGTTCTATGCAAATCTTATCGTTCCGCTATCAGGGCTGTTCATCAAAAAAGCAACCGAATTGACAAACCTTGATCTCATCAGCAAAGTGAAGATGATTGCCCCGTCCCATGGACAGATCTGGACCGATCCATCAAAGATCATCAATGCATATATCGGCTGGGCCACCGGGACTCTCATCAAACCAAAGGTTACCATCGTCTATGACACCATGCATGGATCCACCCGGATGCTTGCCCATGCTCTCGCAGAAGGGGTCATAACCGGCGGATGTGATGTGAAGATCTTTAACCTGCATGAGGATGAGCGGTCAGAGATTGTGAAGCACATTCTGGAGTCAAAGGGCCTGATGATTGGTATTCCAACCATTAATGACATGCCGTATCCAAGCATCGGGGATCTCATCTATTACCTGAAAGGTCTGCATTTTGACCGGACCGGTGAACGCTATGCCATGACCTTCGGCTCAATGGGCGGAAAAGGCGGTGCTCCGGCCATGATTGCAGATGAACTGAAAACCGCGGGATTTACTGTCACAAAGACCATGGAAGTCGTATTTGTTCCAAATGCCGATGAACTGGAACAGGCGTTCGATGCGGGTTTTGAGATAGCAGAGGCCATAAAAAATAAAGGGATTCCAGCCTGA
- a CDS encoding transglutaminase-like domain-containing protein — protein sequence MGSRVLEITFFLTVLIVIPGIAIGASEQSADEMLQLAENAVKDGNYEHAYNLFMNASEKFAALGNEAEKKDALRQAKRMSWLFAEMNLNRTSADETIQEAFPQFTQEEREAFLEPGASIQFESDGQIYYYEGIARNIRFHNASLSQNYTRSLGESPFFDQISPFISAPRDKKNPLYLNHTFQGTGELSIPRNLLPDNGTLQVWYPLPVSIESQSDILVTSVQPEEYVVSEPVTTGDIGEVYLEIPLEKMMDDYVNVSVRLTFTTSPRILDLDPDAIPVYDTSDPLYQRYTKSQPNINVTPEIMALANQIVGDETNPYKKARLIYDYILQTLPYSNVPHAYLTAMSIPESEFVHYTGFGDCGTQSTYFAALCRAVGIPARAPGGYQIVPGHQGTHFWAEFYLPEYGWIPVDVTVADAADWAYNATPEQVTEYKDFFFGNLDPYRFTIQTDVDEPFSGEPNPDILFTAVHQNPSVVCTSSDSDVEMLGMIYSTYTFEDLTPE from the coding sequence ATGGGTAGTCGCGTGTTGGAGATTACTTTTTTTTTGACGGTTTTGATTGTCATACCGGGAATTGCTATCGGCGCTTCTGAACAATCTGCCGATGAGATGCTTCAACTGGCTGAGAATGCAGTCAAAGACGGGAACTATGAACACGCCTATAATCTTTTCATGAACGCCTCAGAAAAATTTGCTGCACTCGGTAATGAGGCGGAAAAGAAAGATGCTCTCCGCCAGGCTAAAAGAATGAGTTGGCTGTTTGCCGAGATGAACCTGAACAGGACGAGCGCAGATGAGACTATTCAGGAGGCTTTTCCTCAATTCACTCAGGAAGAACGGGAGGCATTCCTGGAACCGGGAGCCTCAATCCAGTTCGAATCTGACGGCCAGATCTATTATTATGAAGGTATTGCCCGAAATATCAGATTTCACAACGCCTCCCTGAGTCAGAACTATACCCGATCGCTCGGTGAATCACCGTTTTTCGATCAGATATCTCCGTTTATCAGTGCTCCACGCGATAAGAAGAACCCGCTCTATCTGAATCATACCTTCCAGGGAACGGGAGAGTTGAGTATTCCCCGAAATCTTCTTCCTGACAACGGGACTTTGCAGGTCTGGTATCCGCTTCCGGTCAGTATTGAGAGTCAGTCAGATATCTTGGTGACATCTGTTCAGCCTGAAGAATATGTGGTATCAGAACCGGTGACAACGGGTGACATCGGAGAGGTATACCTGGAGATACCTCTTGAGAAGATGATGGACGATTATGTGAATGTCTCAGTCAGGCTCACGTTTACCACAAGCCCGCGGATTCTTGATCTCGATCCTGATGCGATTCCGGTGTACGATACATCAGATCCTCTGTATCAGCGGTATACGAAAAGTCAGCCAAATATCAATGTCACTCCGGAAATTATGGCATTAGCAAACCAGATCGTCGGAGATGAAACAAATCCGTATAAAAAGGCACGGCTCATCTATGATTATATCTTACAGACGCTTCCTTACAGCAATGTGCCTCATGCATATCTCACTGCAATGTCCATTCCGGAATCTGAATTTGTACATTATACCGGCTTTGGCGATTGCGGAACCCAGAGTACCTATTTCGCTGCATTATGTCGGGCGGTCGGCATTCCAGCACGGGCTCCAGGCGGGTATCAGATAGTACCAGGGCATCAGGGAACGCATTTCTGGGCGGAGTTCTACCTCCCCGAATATGGGTGGATTCCTGTTGATGTTACTGTTGCAGATGCAGCGGACTGGGCCTACAATGCCACCCCTGAACAGGTTACCGAGTACAAGGATTTCTTCTTTGGTAACCTGGATCCATACCGGTTTACCATCCAGACCGATGTGGACGAACCCTTCAGCGGAGAGCCAAATCCGGATATTCTCTTTACCGCTGTCCACCAGAACCCTTCTGTGGTATGCACCTCGTCTGATTCAGATGTTGAGATGCTTGGAATGATCTATTCGACATATACCTTTGAGGATCTCACTCCAGAATAA
- a CDS encoding V4R domain-containing protein — protein sequence MTEEYTKNLDDDIQLFSSRNRVMAIDSQVKKRILELLQSRDHSFYEIVTLCGKAKSTISVHVHDLLKAGLISSHTDPDDSRKKILSLTSHPIGRLTNLDRHAPVREDKSEVSARLPFEPGDIASFFRWGVRVFRTEAMALGINVDPVLERTGWEIGRVLAPLVYDSDLSRMVEKMHEFWSVHGLGSVTLSGSDPISLTVQGCFECEDLPVTGHGACSFDIGVLSAIFSGYLNEPVRITEIECYSAGHDHCKFIIEQKARVNR from the coding sequence GTGACCGAAGAATATACAAAGAATCTGGATGATGATATCCAGCTCTTCTCATCCAGAAATCGGGTTATGGCGATTGACAGCCAGGTGAAGAAGAGGATACTTGAGCTTTTGCAGTCACGGGATCATTCATTTTATGAGATTGTCACACTCTGTGGAAAGGCAAAATCCACCATATCGGTCCATGTTCATGATCTCCTGAAAGCAGGTCTTATCTCATCACATACTGATCCAGATGACAGCAGAAAAAAGATACTTTCCCTTACCTCACATCCCATCGGGCGGCTGACCAATCTTGATCGGCATGCACCGGTCAGAGAGGATAAAAGTGAGGTATCTGCCCGACTCCCATTTGAACCGGGAGATATTGCATCCTTTTTCAGATGGGGAGTCCGGGTGTTCAGAACAGAGGCGATGGCTCTTGGGATCAATGTTGATCCGGTGCTTGAACGAACGGGATGGGAGATTGGCAGGGTCCTTGCCCCCCTGGTGTATGATTCCGACCTCTCTCGGATGGTTGAGAAAATGCATGAATTCTGGTCAGTGCATGGTCTTGGATCGGTTACCCTGAGTGGATCTGATCCAATCTCTCTCACTGTTCAGGGATGTTTTGAGTGTGAGGACCTCCCGGTTACCGGTCATGGTGCCTGCTCGTTTGATATCGGGGTATTATCTGCGATATTCTCCGGGTATCTGAATGAGCCGGTGAGAATAACGGAGATTGAATGTTATTCTGCTGGGCATGACCATTGTAAATTTATTATTGAGCAAAAAGCAAGGGTTAATCGATAA
- a CDS encoding GNAT family N-acetyltransferase: MVRIISSPRIISATGTPPKRIEEYVGRIVSGTPEVSIARMVSPPGWSEPYQTPEFDEYSVVLSGTLQVETDGQVFLVPSGQAVLVPAGSRVRYSTPEGAEYIAVCHPAFAQELAHRAEEEKQESKLKNSVDVQYEIHAAGPEETHRIEKLWEQLRVCIISRNKMFSGQMRKVRFHDRKNDLLEKNTDRLIRIFFAVDTLSGDDIGYCYCSVAPGSYGEIESIFVCDEARNRGIGTTLMVHALTWMKEEGCTDIRVHVTVGNEDVLPFYQKFGLHPRQYILANPGEL, from the coding sequence ATGGTCCGGATCATATCCTCTCCCCGCATCATCAGTGCAACTGGAACGCCCCCAAAAAGAATTGAAGAATATGTGGGAAGAATCGTATCCGGAACACCGGAGGTCAGTATTGCACGGATGGTAAGCCCCCCCGGCTGGTCAGAGCCATATCAGACTCCGGAGTTTGATGAATATTCGGTTGTGCTCTCCGGGACATTGCAGGTAGAGACTGATGGTCAGGTGTTTTTAGTGCCATCCGGACAGGCGGTTCTGGTCCCCGCAGGATCCAGAGTCAGATACAGCACGCCTGAGGGTGCAGAATATATCGCTGTATGCCACCCGGCCTTTGCTCAGGAACTTGCGCACCGGGCAGAAGAGGAGAAGCAGGAGTCGAAATTAAAGAACTCTGTTGATGTGCAGTATGAGATCCATGCAGCCGGACCAGAAGAGACCCACAGGATAGAAAAACTCTGGGAACAGCTCAGGGTGTGCATCATATCCCGCAATAAAATGTTCTCCGGGCAGATGAGAAAAGTCAGGTTTCATGACCGGAAAAATGACCTGCTGGAGAAGAACACTGACCGGTTGATTCGCATCTTTTTTGCCGTCGACACCCTGTCCGGGGATGATATCGGGTATTGTTACTGTTCGGTTGCCCCCGGTTCCTATGGAGAGATAGAGTCCATCTTTGTGTGTGATGAGGCCAGGAACCGGGGAATCGGGACAACACTCATGGTTCATGCCCTGACCTGGATGAAAGAAGAAGGGTGCACCGATATCAGGGTCCATGTAACCGTCGGAAATGAAGATGTGCTCCCCTTCTACCAGAAATTCGGGCTGCATCCACGACAATATATCTTAGCAAATCCGGGGGAATTATGA